Proteins encoded by one window of Aphis gossypii isolate Hap1 chromosome X, ASM2018417v2, whole genome shotgun sequence:
- the LOC114121719 gene encoding uncharacterized protein LOC114121719, with the protein MSDSSGNRTSDEENEPHPRPIHQFISPALQIRSYYNQHPDVLYQHLGDELQSLAGSINYKSGVIVNTVPLAFMRLNLMPGEIASIIADSIDIKFILQYAMRRNRPFGICHKINENMRSYGVLAAIYNHSLIKESIATESYEVKVRGFQLFEILHVKSYPDRDNQTLALARVKIIPNKTLNHPNNEISLHPNRYKSSLKFHTINRFQSQWPSWVYKQFDVHELASRLLKKVRILYEDIKISNVPSILSFQVTKLGIFTHEEVNELLGIESTNLRLQYELEYLNRNQSMQKLKCTKFMCGTTISNMSCLLPISPEEKEESYCNAWGSLHSLITVTHLEDRLKVIAVKNVSSNEFAHRFDSSLIFCPKCKSFIGWKFLVKNDFLSSSSRSFYGLFASSITSINDHILPLVTVNDVVPHGSDREMIFDAVDDTDILLQTPWTYNL; encoded by the exons ATGTCAGACTCCAGTGGTAACAG AACGAGCGACGAAGAAAATGAACCTCATCCAAGACCTattcatcaatttattt cCCCAGCGCTTCAAATACGTTCTTACTACAACCAACATCCAGATGTACTATATCAG CATTTGGGAGATGAACTTCAAAGTCTTGCTGgatctataaactataaatcagGTGTTATTGTCAATACAGTTCCACTTGCTTTTATGAGATTAAATTTGATGCCTGGAGAAATTGCTTCAATTATAGCTGATTCTATagatatcaaatttatattacaatatgccATGAGGCGTAATCGTCCATTTGGAATTtgtcataaaat taatGAAAATATGCGTTCATATGGTGTATTAGCTGCGATTTACAACCATTCTTTAATCAAGGAATCTATTGCAACAGAATCTTATGAAGTTAAAGTTAGAGGgtttcaattatttgaaattttacatGTCAAATCATATCCAGATAG ggaCAATCAAACTCTTGCTTTAGCTCGAGTTAAAATCATaccaaataaaacattaaatcatccaaataatgaaataagttTACATCCAAACAGATACAAATCaagtttaaa aTTCCATACGATAAACAGGTTTCAAAGTCAGTGGCCATCTTGGGTTTATAAGCAATTTGATGTTCATGAATTGGCATCTCGTCTATTGAAAAAAGTTAGAATATTGT atgaagatataaaaatctcaaatgttccaagtatattatcattccaAGTGACAAAACTTGGTATATTTACTCATGAAGAAGTAAATGAATTGCTTGGTATTGAGTCAACAAATCTACGGCTTCAATATGAACTAGAGTATTTAAACAGAAAT CAATCAATGCAAAAATTAAAGTGCACTAAATTTATGTGTGGTACTACAATTTCCAATATGAGTTGTCTGTTACCTATATCTCCTGAAGAAAAAGAGGAGAGTTATTGCAACGCTTGGGGATCACTTCACTCCTTGATTACTGTAACTCACCTAGAAGATCGCTTAAAGGTGATagcagttaaaaatgtatcatctaATGAGTTTGCCCATAG gtTCGActcttctttaattttttgccCAAAGTGTAAATCTTTTATAGGCTGGaaatttttggttaaaaatgattttttatcgtCATCATCAAGATCATTCTATGGATTATTTGCAAGTTCCATAACATCTATAAATGACCATATATTACCCCTAGTTACTGTAAATGATGTAGTACCACATGGCAGTGATAGAGAAATGATTTTTGATGCCGTCGATGatacagatattttatta CAAACACCTTGGACTTACAACTTGTAA